TCTTTGCGCATCCACCCGGTGGTGGTTACGTGCTCCCAGTTGGTGAACCTTACGTACACGGCCTCGCCGCCCTCCTGGATCAGCTGCACCTGGTCGCCTCGGACGCAGTGGGCTTTGCGCGTCTCGGGCTGGCTCAGGGTCGCCGAATTGAAAAAGTAGGATTTGGCGACGCGCACAACCGCCGTGGCCAACCCACCGGGCAGAGTATGGACCCGGGCCCCAACGGCGGGAACGGGAGCACTTGGCTCGGTGGATGCCGGAGAAGGGGTAGTTGCCGCCCGTCGGGCGAGCGGGGAAGCCCGGCGAGCCGGAGCCATGAGGGGGGCAGGCGTAGCTTCTGGCAGCGGTTGCAGCGCGTGCCGCTTCACCCACCCCGTGCTCACCGCGCCGTCGGGATTCTGGAAGCGGGTTCTCACCAGGCCGTTGCCTTCGTCTTCGCCGTAGAGGATGTCGCCTTTGCGCACATACTTGTTACTAGGTTGCACCTGCGTGGGCGCCTCGAACAGATAGGCCGTGCGCCCGGTCACCCGGTAGCGGCTCGCCGCCGGTTCTTGCTGCTCGGCGGCCAGCTCCCCGTTGCTGGGCGGTGGGCGACTGGCTCAGCTCCGGCGGGTGCTTCCCCTATCTGGTTGACGGAGGGTAAGGGCGGAGAGGAGGGCGAAGCCGGCTTGGCAACGGGCCCGGCCACCGGGGCTGGCCGGGGTATAGTCGGCAGGCCGGCACCCCGCTGCACCACGGTCGGCGCAGGGTGCAACGGGCCCCATTTGTTGAGCACTTTAAGGCGCAGCCGCCGATTGAGCGCCCGGCCCACGGGCCCGTTATTGGACGCCACCGGCGTGGCTTCGCCATACCCCATGGCTTGTAAGCGGCGGGGCGAAACGCCTTCCGCCACCAGGGCCCGCCGGGCAGCCTGCGCCCGGGCCTCGCTTAGGTACAGGTTCTGCCGGCCGTCGCCACTGCCATCGGTATAACCGCCAAACAAGAGCTGCGCCCGCGGAAAGGTGCGCAGGATAGCGGCTAAGTTGCGCAACTGCGGCGCCGACTTCGCCGTGAGCGTGGCCTGCCCGGATTCGAAAGACACCCGGTCGACCGTGATCCAGCCCGCCGCCGCATGCAGCGAATCGACTTGCTGGGTGGAATCGGCCAGGAACTGGTAGAGCTGGTATTCCGTGGAGTTAGCGCCCACCGCGAGGGTAGTGCCCTGGGAAAGGGTGAGGAGCAGCGGCTGGCCAGTGTGGTAGAGGTAAGTATCGGTGGCGGCATCGTAGTGGCCAGCGGGCACGCTGGTAGCGGATGCGGCGGCCTCCGTAGCGGAAGGTACCGCAGCCGGCGGCGTTTTCGCGCTCATGTACGTGACCGGCAGGGGCGGGGCGGTGGCGGCCACCGGTCCCGAAAGTGTGGTCCAACGAAAAAAGCTGTAGCCGAGTACCAAGCCCAGCAATACCAGTAACGGCCAGAGCCAATGCTGCCGCCCCTTAGCGGTAGTCGGCGCCGCTGGCGCTTGCTGAGGCGTGAAAATGCTGCCCCCGCCCACTTCTTGCCACTGACCCGCCCGCGCCGCGAACGTAGGCGCTGCCGTAGCACGGGGCGGGATGGACCGAGACGCGGTTGCGCTCCGGGGTGACGGCGAAGCAACCGAACGGCCGGTACCCAGCCCTTGGCTTTGCAGCCAATCGGCTAGGTCGATGGGTTGCAGTTGGTGCCGAGCGGTATACTTTCCTAACGCGCCCAGCACCGCGGCGACCCCCACCTCCAGCAGCACCGCATACGAGGCCAGCGGCAAGCCGGCTTTCGCGGCGAAACCAGCGATGGTCGTCTCGTAGCGGTCGCGGAGCAAACCTTGCAGCAACTGCCCGCCGCGCCCCTGCCCGCTGGCGAAGTTCAACCCATCGAGCTGGTCCAGGACGTGGCTGACCTGCGCCTGACGGGTCAGATCCCAGAGGAAGTCGACGCCATCCGGCCGGCTGGCCCGCTCGGCGAGCGTGCGCACGAGCAGGGGCAAAAGCTGGGCCAGGGCGGGCCCAACCACAGCCGGGCTTTGGCGAACCACTGCGCTTAGCTGGTTCAGGTGCTCGGCGCGGATGCAAGTGCTGACCACTTCCAGTACTGTTTCTTCCCGCTTCAAGGCCATCGTCAAGTAAGAGGTTAGTCTAGTGGAAACACAATTTTTTATTGAATTACCATAAACCGTACCACATGCTATCGCCTGCTAAATTACTTTTTGTCAAGCACTTGCCTTTTTGTTGTTCCTAAAAAAGTTCCATTAGTGTCCACCGGCTGGCGTATTCAATTGGGAATACCAGTGCTTTGCCACCTACGACCTTAATCGCCTGGGTTTGCAGCCCTTCAAGGGCGAAACCGTGGTGGCCTGCGTGTCCAATCACAAAAAAGAAGTGTACTCGGCTCTGAGCGTGGTGCCGCACGGCCGCGGCCGCATTGTATTGTGCGCCCTGGATGTATTTTCAACCTTGCGGGGCGTAAAAGTCAGCCAGAAAACAGAAGGCGACGGCGAAAACGCGGCTTTGACCACGCTTAACTCTTCGGGCAGCAATAAAGCCAATGCGGTCGGTCAGCAATGGCTGCTGAACATGTTGCAATGGGCCGGCAGTCGGTAAGTTTGGCTACCGGGGAGCTAGTAGACTTTGTGCTGGAATATCTCAACCCCGCTGCCCAGCGCATGACCGAGTTAGGAGAGCGGCCGGGGGCACCACTCGCTCCCACTTTCCCAACCGGTTCCCTAACGGCGTATTCGAAATGGAGGAGGCGGACCACTGTAACGTTAACTATTAAACAGATGGGTTTGACAACTACTTCCACGTCGCGGCCCGGCGCAGCGGCGACTGGCTCGTCGTTTTAGCGGAAGTCAAAGTACAGCACGCCCTGCTGGCTGTCGGTGTGGCCATTGGCAGTGGTTAAATTTAGCTGGCTCATCGGCCCTAAATCCACGGCCTTTTGGCCTTTGGTACCGATAGCACTGATGCCGTGCAAAAACGAAATGCCACCTGCGGCAGGAAATGGAGCTACCGAGTTCGTCTGAGTGGCGAACTTAGGCACAGCCGGGTTGAGCATGTGCAAGTACAGGTTTTCGCTGCCCGAGAGCACCGTAAAGTCGGCCTCCCGGGTGCGTACGCGGGCTCCGTAGAAATTGGCGTAGTAGCCCTTGAACTCCGGGTAAACCCACGTTTCGCCTGTTACAGTATTGTTGTAGGCTTTGTCCCAAGAGTTAAGCGTAGTGCCTTTAAGGCGGTTTTTCCAAACCCGGTAAGGACCATCGGCGAGTAGCTGCATGCCTGTCACCTGCGCTTCGGGGTAGGCGAAGGTGATGCCGAGCAGCTCGCGCGGCCCGCCTTGCTGGTATTGATAGCGTAATTCCAGCCAGCCCGACGGGTACATCGTCCACTTTACTTGCAAGCGGTCTTTGCCGGAGTAGCGGGCTTCCACCACGTGGGTGCCGAGCGTATCAGCGTGGCGCAAGCCCTGGAACTGCGCGTCACTATCGAGGAGGACGGGGCCGTTGGTGAGCGAAATAGCCTTTTTTGCGTTGCGGACGCTTTTCAGCAAGCCAGTTTTTTTGTCGAGCGTCACTTCCACGCCGCTAGCCATCAGGACTAGTTGCCCGGCATCTTCGCGGGCTGCCACCGGACCGGCACCTTTAGTTACCAACCGACTGGCTACTTCTTCGGGTCGGGAAATTGGCCATGACCAAGTATAAATTTCGCGGCCGTACAGGTCGTGGGCTGTTAAATACA
This window of the Hymenobacter volaticus genome carries:
- a CDS encoding OmpA family protein, yielding MALKREETVLEVVSTCIRAEHLNQLSAVVRQSPAVVGPALAQLLPLLVRTLAERASRPDGVDFLWDLTRQAQVSHVLDQLDGLNFASGQGRGGQLLQGLLRDRYETTIAGFAAKAGLPLASYAVLLEVGVAAVLGALGKYTARHQLQPIDLADWLQSQGLGTGRSVASPSPRSATASRSIPPRATAAPTFAARAGQWQEVGGGSIFTPQQAPAAPTTAKGRQHWLWPLLVLLGLVLGYSFFRWTTLSGPVAATAPPLPVTYMSAKTPPAAVPSATEAAASATSVPAGHYDAATDTYLYHTGQPLLLTLSQGTTLAVGANSTEYQLYQFLADSTQQVDSLHAAAGWITVDRVSFESGQATLTAKSAPQLRNLAAILRTFPRAQLLFGGYTDGSGDGRQNLYLSEARAQAARRALVAEGVSPRRLQAMGYGEATPVASNNGPVGRALNRRLRLKVLNKWGPLHPAPTVVQRGAGLPTIPRPAPVAGPVAKPASPSSPPLPSVNQIGEAPAGAEPVAHRPATGSWPPSSKNRRRAATG